A genomic segment from Glycine max cultivar Williams 82 chromosome 1, Glycine_max_v4.0, whole genome shotgun sequence encodes:
- the LOC100807110 gene encoding proteasome subunit alpha type-2-A, protein MGDSQYSFSLTTFSPSGKLVQIEHALTAVGSGQTSLGIKAANGVVIATEKKLPSILVDETSVQKIQLLTPNIGVVYSGMGPDFRVLVRKSRKQAEQYHRLYKEPIPVTQLVREVAAVMQEFTQSGGVRPFGVSLLVAGFDDNGPQLYQVDPSGSYFSWKASAMGKNVSNAKTFLEKRYTDDMELDDAVHTSILTLKEGFEGQISGKNIEIGIIGADKKFRVLTPAEIDDYLAEVE, encoded by the exons ATGGGGGATAGTCAGTATTCGTTTTCTCTCACCACATTTAG CCCTTCTGGAAAGCTTGTTCAGATTGAGCATGCCTTGACAGCTGTTGGCTCTGGACAGACGTCTTTGGGAATAAAAG CTGCAAATGGAGTTGTCATTGCCACCGAGAAGAAATTGCCATCTATATTGGTTGATGAAACATCA GTCCAGAAAATTCAGTTATTAACACCAAATATAGGTGTCGTATAtag TGGCATGGGTCCCGATTTTCGAGTTTTGGTTCGAAAAAGCAGGAAACAAGCTGAGCAGTATCATCGGTTATATAAA GAACCCATTCCTGTCACTCAACTTGTTAGGGAAGTTGCCGCTGTAATGCAGGAATTTACTCAGTCTGG TGGTGTTAGGCCTTTTGGAGTGTCACTGCTTGTTGCTGGATTTGATGATAATGGACCACAATTATATCAG GTGGATCCATCGGGTTCATATTTTTCTTGGAAAGCTTCTGCTATGGGGAAAAATGTTTCGAATGCAAAGACGTTTCTTGAGAAGAG GTACACAGATGATATGGAGCTTGATGATGCAGTCCACACATCAATATTGACTTTGAAGGAAGG GTTTGAGGGACAGATCTCAGGAAAAAACATTGAAATTGGCATAATCGGTGCTGATAAAAAATTCAG GGTATTGACACCGGCCGAAATTGATGACTATTTGGCTGAAGTAGAATAA